From the Bacteroidota bacterium genome, one window contains:
- a CDS encoding metallophosphoesterase codes for MPQRKQISLVIFLLLIVPVCFIHCADDVQEMGDEGWSFIVMGDVRQGYGLYGQLVGNISKIDPVPVLAICCGDIMLRPANEVEWLNFWHISKPLTDRTPLYFVRGNHEGNDPASEEFLRKQLNLPNDNFYYSFNNHNTFFIILDTERRGEEQSIGNGQMDWLIHQLDSVKEVNTVQNIFIFMHHPLYPQGEFKGSNLKNADDLHSLFLQHPKIRAVIAGHDHVFNRYEYDGMTYLTTGGVEASLYHGSGGDYYHFVKISFYSSENRINVKTIGIFNEVIEDFNL; via the coding sequence ATGCCTCAAAGAAAACAAATCTCCCTGGTAATCTTTTTACTGTTGATAGTGCCGGTTTGTTTCATTCATTGCGCGGATGATGTTCAGGAAATGGGTGATGAGGGCTGGTCATTTATCGTCATGGGCGATGTAAGACAGGGATATGGACTATACGGGCAGCTTGTGGGTAACATCAGCAAGATCGATCCTGTACCCGTTTTGGCTATTTGCTGCGGCGATATCATGCTGCGGCCTGCAAATGAAGTCGAATGGCTCAATTTCTGGCATATTTCAAAGCCCCTCACCGACAGGACTCCCCTCTACTTTGTCAGGGGAAATCATGAAGGCAACGACCCTGCTTCGGAAGAATTTCTTAGGAAACAACTGAACCTGCCAAATGACAACTTTTATTACTCATTCAACAACCATAATACTTTCTTTATCATTCTGGATACTGAACGGAGAGGCGAAGAGCAGAGCATTGGAAATGGTCAGATGGACTGGCTTATACATCAGCTTGATTCAGTTAAAGAGGTGAACACGGTTCAGAATATTTTTATTTTTATGCATCATCCACTGTATCCCCAGGGTGAATTCAAGGGATCGAACCTGAAAAATGCAGATGATCTCCACTCTCTCTTTCTCCAACATCCAAAGATAAGAGCTGTTATTGCCGGGCATGATCATGTCTTCAACAGGTATGAATATGATGGGATGACCTATCTGACCACAGGGGGAGTGGAAGCTTCATTGTATCATGGTTCCGGAGGGGATTATTACCATTTTGTCAAAATCTCCTTTTACAGCAGCGAAAACAGGATAAACGTAAAAACTATCGGTATTTTTAATGAGGTTATTGAAGATTTTAATCTGTGA
- a CDS encoding Nramp family divalent metal transporter: protein MAVFSRRNRSLVKRIVLFLTILGPGIITGSVDNDAGGITTYSVAGAVYGYNLIWTLIPSFIVLIVIQEMNARMGIVTGKGLADLIRENAGVKVTFFIFIGLLLADIGNTTTEFAGVAGSMNVFGVSKYISVPVVGFIVWILVVKGTYKIAERIFLVLSAALLMYIVSAIMGKPHWGEIGMSIIKPQMEFSTESIALIIGIIGTTIAPWMQFYMQSAVIEKNLKMKHYKYTLLDVIVGCTATVVVAFFIIVACASTLHENNITILEAKDAAMALKPLAGNLASILFAFGLFIASIFSATILPLATAFYVCEAFGFEAGINKKWEEAREFYTLYTAIIVLGMIIILLPNAPLIKITLWSQVINGILLPVVLICMILLVNNPKIMGKHVNRPINNIIGWSAVAILILLSVTLILMPFLQNL from the coding sequence ATGGCGGTATTTTCAAGAAGAAACAGATCTCTTGTCAAGAGGATTGTTTTATTTCTGACAATACTCGGGCCTGGCATTATAACCGGAAGTGTCGACAATGATGCCGGAGGTATTACAACCTATTCGGTTGCAGGAGCTGTTTATGGGTATAACCTGATCTGGACCTTAATCCCTTCATTCATAGTGCTCATCGTCATACAGGAGATGAATGCCCGTATGGGTATTGTCACCGGAAAAGGATTAGCTGATTTAATCAGAGAAAATGCCGGGGTGAAAGTGACGTTCTTCATCTTTATCGGGCTGCTTCTCGCGGATATCGGCAATACCACAACTGAATTTGCCGGTGTTGCAGGAAGCATGAATGTCTTTGGGGTGAGTAAATACATCTCCGTACCTGTCGTTGGATTTATAGTATGGATACTGGTCGTCAAAGGAACGTACAAAATTGCGGAACGGATATTTCTGGTGTTAAGTGCAGCATTACTCATGTATATTGTTTCCGCTATTATGGGAAAACCCCATTGGGGGGAGATAGGGATGTCAATCATTAAACCACAAATGGAATTTAGTACCGAATCCATCGCTTTGATCATCGGGATCATAGGGACTACCATAGCTCCATGGATGCAGTTCTATATGCAATCGGCTGTGATTGAGAAGAACCTGAAAATGAAACATTACAAATATACCCTCCTGGATGTGATAGTCGGTTGCACGGCCACTGTTGTTGTTGCATTCTTCATTATTGTGGCATGCGCTTCAACGCTCCATGAAAACAATATCACCATTCTGGAAGCAAAAGATGCAGCCATGGCTTTAAAGCCATTGGCAGGTAATCTGGCTTCAATCCTTTTTGCTTTTGGGCTTTTTATCGCCTCTATTTTTTCAGCTACAATCCTGCCTTTGGCGACAGCATTTTATGTATGCGAGGCATTTGGATTTGAAGCAGGGATTAATAAAAAATGGGAGGAAGCACGCGAGTTTTATACGCTTTACACGGCAATAATTGTGCTGGGCATGATCATCATCCTGCTACCAAATGCGCCCCTGATAAAAATCACTTTGTGGTCGCAGGTGATTAACGGCATTCTTCTGCCAGTTGTGCTGATTTGTATGATCTTGTTGGTAAATAATCCGAAGATCATGGGTAAACATGTAAACAGACCGATTAACAACATCATCGGATGGAGTGCTGTGGCCATACTGATCTTACTTTCGGTTACATTGATCCTGATGCCTTTTCTGCAAAATTTATAA
- a CDS encoding outer membrane beta-barrel protein translates to MRLLKILICEVLILSISIQVQAQKVTARAGIYDFTDEAAREFYLLSPVVFAGYDFPLISRLTIGVSAGFGYNSFKYNSGRHHLYLVPVFISLLYELPVPDTKVVPYLGGGFGLCAKSDKNLSLEHAHHSFTYGYHVCGGLAIKLNDKVSLSFDIRYNLLVPPAMEELNISGMITTVGFVIPVCINNQ, encoded by the coding sequence ATGAGGTTATTGAAGATTTTAATCTGTGAGGTATTGATTCTTTCGATATCGATCCAGGTTCAGGCACAGAAAGTGACAGCCAGGGCCGGTATCTATGACTTTACAGATGAAGCTGCCCGCGAATTTTACCTCTTGTCGCCGGTGGTTTTTGCCGGCTATGATTTTCCGTTGATATCCCGCCTCACTATCGGTGTGTCGGCCGGATTTGGATATAACTCCTTCAAATATAACTCCGGCCGGCACCATCTGTATCTGGTTCCGGTTTTTATTTCGCTGCTCTATGAATTACCTGTTCCCGACACTAAGGTAGTTCCGTATTTAGGCGGAGGTTTCGGATTATGCGCAAAGAGCGACAAAAACCTCAGCCTTGAACATGCACATCATTCGTTTACTTATGGCTATCATGTGTGTGGAGGGTTGGCAATAAAGCTGAATGATAAAGTATCATTGTCATTTGATATCCGCTATAACCTCCTGGTTCCCCCTGCTATGGAGGAACTCAATATAAGCGGGATGATAACAACAGTGGGATTTGTGATTCCGGTCTGTATAAACAATCAGTAA
- a CDS encoding CBS domain-containing protein, with the protein MSILKTFYLSQVIGKKVNDASDHYIGKVTDFLVDLVPLLSDTFSARAKVTGIRIKTHEGKKSYSISGFSIQKVKKHLEVTCLTLIDLPREIENEGIFLCDSVLDKQIVDINGHKVVRVNNIRLVTIATGIYAIAVDIGMEGLLRRIGIDKLMQNFTSFFRLTIPSKFILWDDVEAIDYRNLNIKLSKSSSKLNTLHPSDLADIIEELDKASSKIVFESLDEEKAADVLEELEPHAQVDMIESLPVDKAADVLEKMPADEAADIIEVLETDKAESLLTEMEHEASQEVRELLKYHDKSVGSIMSTEFLAFHKYDSVSEVLAELRIQKPEEATLYTLFVTGLNNELIATFTLRDLVITEPDQKVESIMHLNPVVLNDEDDIDEIAEVVSKYNMLAVPVTDHRKKLQGMVVVDDIVEDLIKKGRTKR; encoded by the coding sequence ATGTCTATTCTCAAAACATTTTACCTGAGTCAGGTTATAGGTAAGAAAGTTAATGACGCAAGTGACCATTACATTGGTAAAGTCACCGATTTTCTGGTTGACCTGGTCCCCTTGCTTTCCGATACGTTCTCGGCAAGAGCCAAAGTGACCGGAATAAGGATTAAAACACATGAAGGCAAGAAAAGCTATTCCATATCAGGCTTCAGCATACAGAAAGTAAAAAAGCATCTGGAGGTCACTTGCCTAACCTTAATTGATCTTCCCAGGGAGATCGAAAATGAAGGAATTTTTCTTTGCGACTCTGTGCTGGACAAACAGATTGTTGATATAAACGGTCATAAAGTTGTACGTGTCAACAACATACGGTTGGTCACAATAGCGACAGGAATTTACGCCATAGCTGTCGATATTGGAATGGAAGGATTATTGCGGCGTATCGGCATTGATAAATTAATGCAGAATTTTACCTCATTCTTCAGGTTGACCATCCCTTCAAAATTCATTCTCTGGGATGACGTTGAAGCCATCGATTACCGCAACCTGAATATCAAGCTGTCGAAGTCATCATCGAAACTTAATACCCTTCACCCCTCCGATCTGGCAGATATTATAGAAGAGCTTGACAAGGCATCGAGCAAGATTGTATTCGAATCACTTGATGAGGAAAAAGCCGCCGATGTTCTTGAAGAACTCGAACCGCATGCCCAGGTCGATATGATTGAAAGCCTCCCCGTCGACAAAGCAGCCGACGTTCTTGAGAAAATGCCGGCAGATGAAGCAGCAGATATCATCGAGGTCCTTGAGACTGACAAAGCCGAAAGCCTTCTGACCGAAATGGAACACGAAGCATCGCAGGAAGTCAGGGAACTGTTGAAATACCACGATAAGTCAGTTGGAAGTATCATGTCAACCGAATTTCTTGCCTTCCATAAATACGACTCAGTTTCAGAAGTTCTTGCTGAACTTCGTATACAAAAACCTGAGGAGGCAACATTATACACTTTATTCGTGACAGGGCTGAATAATGAACTCATAGCTACTTTCACACTGCGTGACCTGGTCATTACCGAGCCGGATCAAAAGGTGGAATCCATCATGCATCTTAACCCGGTAGTTCTTAATGATGAGGATGACATTGATGAAATCGCCGAAGTGGTTTCCAAATACAACATGCTTGCTGTTCCTGTAACTGATCATAGAAAGAAATTACAGGGAATGGTGGTGGTTGACGATATCGTTGAAGATCTGATCAAGAAAGGCAGAACAAAACGTTAA
- a CDS encoding DUF3795 domain-containing protein, with translation MGNKQIVTDKNLIAYCGLYCGACRTYLKGKCPGCLENVKATWCKTRRCAIENKYLSCADCTKVDFMACTKFNNFISRLFGVIFNSDRPACIKRIKEIGYDNYASEMATNKRQTIKRTKG, from the coding sequence ATGGGAAATAAGCAAATCGTAACAGACAAGAACCTGATAGCCTATTGCGGATTATACTGTGGTGCGTGCCGGACATATTTGAAAGGCAAGTGCCCCGGTTGTCTTGAAAATGTCAAAGCGACATGGTGCAAAACCAGACGCTGCGCTATCGAAAATAAGTATTTGAGTTGTGCCGATTGCACAAAAGTCGATTTCATGGCATGCACAAAGTTCAACAACTTCATTTCACGTCTTTTTGGAGTAATTTTTAATTCAGACCGGCCGGCATGTATCAAACGAATTAAGGAAATCGGCTATGATAATTATGCTTCTGAAATGGCGACAAACAAACGGCAGACCATAAAGAGAACAAAGGGATGA